A region from the Paraurantiacibacter namhicola genome encodes:
- a CDS encoding pentapeptide repeat-containing protein, which produces MEREVEENMRQPITGNTSWQKWMRGSHPGKALVGSAMFLAGICATEAAAQGAPQSPCAQQSAILLDDSGERWASENKPVPLVIDGSQLKSPTAFRDAIERARAQSDRHPSETFVEIAGGNFSGWDFAGLVNHLANICFHQSDLSYSRWDASTVPNLIFARSTLTGASFLNATLPGVRFQDTSLRDVDMQDARLDGGHFSGGWDTTVDGWNLSGAIMTEFRFECGITISDGCPLDRDGISFRGADLTDVDISSFPTWGQSDFTGAIFQRTRISPQQIPYLGDASIHASVLVVGGAAQVLLDRAEFASLQTVVGAYALESMEPSFACEKARSRVERMICGELQDNLRYLDRVMAVLFMDTRRVAPGVIPAQKRWMRERDRCADVACVENAYLDRIARLNGIRGDVGFLEPGQSAFFIHDTVGLPESFIGTPLYDKIVPALAGASRMSARVTRAPDGSYTIWGQAIGANAHTCSLYGTGARFDSYSGWYSVEAADGRKVPLFQILEGTLHVTANGKPQDFPAREDQAYVTCGARASFTAMRRLDHDPELLERWLVPFLD; this is translated from the coding sequence ATGGAGCGGGAGGTAGAGGAAAATATGCGGCAGCCCATAACCGGAAACACCTCTTGGCAAAAATGGATGCGTGGCAGCCATCCGGGCAAGGCTCTCGTCGGATCCGCCATGTTCCTGGCTGGCATCTGTGCGACCGAAGCGGCGGCGCAGGGCGCGCCGCAGTCGCCTTGCGCCCAGCAGAGCGCGATATTGCTCGACGATAGCGGAGAACGCTGGGCGAGCGAAAACAAGCCGGTCCCGCTGGTCATCGATGGAAGCCAGCTGAAATCTCCCACAGCGTTTCGAGATGCTATCGAGCGCGCGCGGGCTCAAAGCGATCGGCATCCGTCGGAAACCTTCGTCGAGATTGCCGGAGGAAATTTCTCAGGCTGGGATTTTGCCGGGCTCGTAAATCATCTTGCCAACATCTGCTTCCATCAAAGCGACTTGTCATACTCCAGGTGGGACGCGAGCACGGTCCCCAACCTGATATTCGCTCGAAGCACCCTTACCGGAGCCAGCTTTCTGAATGCGACGCTTCCAGGAGTGAGGTTTCAGGATACTTCGCTGCGAGACGTGGACATGCAGGACGCGCGGCTCGACGGAGGCCACTTCAGCGGCGGCTGGGATACTACCGTCGATGGCTGGAACCTTTCGGGCGCGATCATGACGGAATTCCGCTTCGAATGCGGGATTACTATCTCCGATGGCTGCCCCCTCGATCGCGACGGAATCAGCTTCCGCGGAGCCGATCTCACCGATGTGGACATTTCTAGCTTCCCGACGTGGGGGCAATCGGATTTTACCGGCGCAATCTTTCAACGCACTCGGATTTCGCCGCAGCAGATTCCCTATCTGGGTGACGCGAGTATCCACGCGTCGGTTCTCGTCGTGGGCGGAGCCGCTCAAGTCCTGCTGGATCGGGCGGAGTTCGCAAGCCTGCAGACCGTCGTCGGCGCTTACGCCCTGGAGAGCATGGAGCCGTCCTTTGCGTGCGAGAAGGCGCGCTCTCGCGTCGAGCGCATGATCTGCGGCGAATTACAGGATAATCTGCGATACCTTGATCGCGTGATGGCAGTCCTTTTCATGGATACCCGGCGTGTTGCTCCGGGCGTTATCCCTGCGCAAAAACGCTGGATGCGAGAACGCGATCGGTGCGCCGACGTGGCATGCGTGGAAAACGCGTATCTGGATCGCATTGCACGGTTGAACGGCATCAGGGGCGACGTCGGTTTCCTGGAGCCCGGGCAATCGGCCTTTTTCATTCACGACACGGTTGGATTGCCCGAAAGTTTTATCGGCACACCGCTTTACGACAAGATTGTCCCAGCGCTCGCCGGTGCGTCGCGGATGTCGGCCCGCGTGACGCGGGCGCCTGATGGATCATACACGATCTGGGGGCAAGCCATCGGCGCAAATGCGCATACATGCAGCCTGTATGGCACGGGCGCGCGATTTGACAGCTACAGTGGATGGTATTCCGTAGAAGCGGCCGATGGCCGCAAGGTGCCGCTTTTTCAGATCCTCGAAGGCACCTTGCATGTCACCGCAAATGGCAAGCCGCAGGATTTTCCTGCGCGCGAGGATCAGGCTTATGTCACGTGCGGTGCACGGGCATCTTTCACGGCCATGCGACGCCTGGATCATGATCCGGAGTTGCTGGAGCGTTGGCTGGTCCCTTTTCTGGACTAG
- a CDS encoding DUF3617 domain-containing protein, with amino-acid sequence MKKTITLSAAALALTGCGGAAQSDSSLQPGKWQVGFVATSFDIPGATPEQEAMFEDMIGEGETQEQCLTPEEAERGFQPMAEAFSQAGQDSPCEVANFEAAGGQISGDMVCTIAGADEPLTSKISGIYDEAKFTIDIGMTMERPDFPEGSATMGMRVSGERLGDC; translated from the coding sequence ATGAAGAAAACCATCACCCTGTCCGCCGCAGCCCTTGCCCTCACGGGCTGCGGCGGCGCTGCGCAGTCAGACTCTTCGCTCCAGCCCGGCAAATGGCAAGTCGGGTTCGTCGCAACCTCGTTCGACATACCCGGCGCAACGCCCGAGCAGGAGGCGATGTTCGAGGACATGATCGGAGAAGGCGAAACGCAGGAGCAGTGCCTCACACCGGAAGAGGCCGAGCGCGGATTTCAACCAATGGCCGAAGCGTTCAGCCAGGCAGGCCAGGACAGCCCATGCGAGGTCGCGAACTTCGAGGCAGCCGGAGGCCAGATCAGCGGCGACATGGTGTGCACGATTGCCGGGGCGGACGAGCCGTTGACCTCAAAGATTTCCGGTATTTACGACGAAGCGAAGTTTACAATCGACATCGGGATGACGATGGAACGCCCGGATTTCCCGGAGGGCTCGGCAACGATGGGCATGAGGGTTAGCGGCGAGCGTCTTGGCGATTGCTGA
- a CDS encoding helix-turn-helix domain-containing protein translates to MANWIGNDAVRKSRAVKGAETEPITVSISDAQNLLSVGRSTVFKLLKSGELSSFRCGRRRLIVLNSIREYVESRARCCD, encoded by the coding sequence ATGGCCAACTGGATTGGCAACGACGCCGTTCGCAAGAGCCGTGCGGTAAAAGGTGCCGAAACGGAACCAATCACCGTGAGCATTTCTGATGCCCAGAATCTGTTGTCAGTGGGGCGTTCTACGGTCTTCAAGCTTCTCAAGTCCGGCGAGCTGTCATCCTTTCGCTGTGGCCGTCGAAGGTTGATAGTACTCAACAGCATCCGCGAATACGTTGAGAGCCGGGCGCGATGCTGTGACTGA
- a CDS encoding tyrosine-type recombinase/integrase: MKIWTLAYFPVLESAEKESVEVRWNPAKFFMDFSWIPKACRLTDLSKIGNRQKLKPRPGDEPHWQRLRSGAFVGYRPAKGQGKGNWFARAYDADRQKYLRQPLGDYGQLEGHVVFATARRDAEIWADRVQSGGITSDPIVTVEDACRAYFKRNPGPIAAGVFRRHVFDDPIASLHLSKLRRHHVQAWRDRLEAAPALISRSKAGPTRTKPRASSTVNRDMVPLRAALGQFLNPGAPNTDAAWQEALKPHKGADKRRVLYLDRNQRERLLTTASEEVAPFVRAMCQLPLRPGAIAQLQVKDLELRTRTISVGKDKSGRTRQIALPEAISRFLAKQAEGCGPMEPLFRRKDGRAWSKDAWKGPIKDAARLAELPEATTAYTLRHSVITDLIRHGVPALTVAQLSGTSVAMIERHYGHLVREDAEAALERLIL; this comes from the coding sequence GTGAAGATATGGACTCTGGCGTACTTTCCCGTACTCGAAAGTGCGGAAAAAGAGAGTGTTGAGGTTCGCTGGAATCCAGCTAAGTTTTTCATGGATTTTTCATGGATACCGAAAGCGTGCCGATTGACCGATTTGAGCAAGATAGGAAACCGGCAGAAGTTGAAGCCGCGCCCTGGGGACGAGCCGCACTGGCAGAGGCTAAGGTCCGGTGCCTTCGTGGGTTACCGCCCCGCCAAGGGCCAAGGTAAAGGAAACTGGTTCGCTCGCGCCTATGATGCTGACAGGCAGAAATATTTGCGGCAACCACTTGGAGACTATGGCCAGCTGGAAGGCCATGTCGTTTTCGCCACCGCGCGACGAGATGCCGAGATCTGGGCGGATCGGGTACAAAGTGGAGGTATAACATCCGACCCGATCGTCACCGTAGAAGATGCATGCAGAGCCTATTTCAAACGAAATCCCGGCCCAATTGCAGCAGGTGTGTTTCGTCGTCACGTATTCGATGACCCGATTGCCTCGTTGCATCTATCGAAGCTTCGGCGGCACCATGTGCAGGCATGGCGGGACCGGTTGGAAGCCGCTCCCGCATTGATCAGTCGCAGCAAGGCGGGGCCGACACGAACCAAGCCTAGAGCGTCATCGACTGTAAATCGTGACATGGTTCCGCTGAGGGCCGCGCTTGGGCAGTTCTTGAATCCGGGTGCGCCAAATACGGATGCTGCGTGGCAGGAGGCGTTGAAGCCACATAAAGGCGCAGACAAACGGCGGGTGCTTTATCTGGACAGGAATCAACGTGAGCGGCTGCTGACGACCGCTAGCGAGGAAGTTGCTCCATTCGTTCGCGCAATGTGCCAACTGCCGCTGAGACCGGGTGCAATCGCGCAGTTGCAGGTCAAAGACCTCGAGCTGCGAACCAGGACTATTTCGGTCGGGAAGGATAAGAGCGGGCGAACGAGGCAGATTGCTTTGCCCGAAGCGATATCCCGGTTTTTGGCAAAACAAGCCGAGGGGTGCGGACCGATGGAGCCTCTTTTCCGACGCAAGGATGGCCGCGCTTGGAGCAAAGATGCTTGGAAAGGGCCGATTAAGGACGCAGCGCGTCTAGCTGAGCTGCCTGAGGCCACAACGGCTTATACCCTCCGGCACAGCGTGATCACGGACCTCATACGGCATGGCGTACCGGCGCTTACCGTCGCTCAGCTTTCGGGTACTAGTGTCGCAATGATCGAACGGCATTATGGACACTTGGTGCGAGAGGATGCGGAGGCAGCTTTGGAGCGCCTTATCCTGTAA
- a CDS encoding TolC family protein, giving the protein MFTDLWRSAPLGALALVWTAGAVQAEPTGVMSLDDALLQAGVADIPVETTANPRLIGPKADVRAAEALVDQARQGPWPELTFDAENFAGTGAFNGLRATEYTLGYAQTFELGGKRDARVGYASANVRTAGLLEEYARAELALAVRERYVDAVAAQAMVRLAGEILDRKAELARIARVLVEAGREPPLRAMRAEAELADAKVDLEVAQARSATAREALGALMPGPWAGTVPADFPEIRPPYDLATDYNGLPLAIAVAESELASAAITRETSFRYPDVTVSAGLRHASESNSQAFVLGVSIPFPFGNRNAGNIAAAQANSDAAHARLRVAEADYRQAVTETRTDYFASQRRIEVLEANALPQAEEALRLVLIGYRYGRFPLIEVLAAGEARDSLLQERIQAYQERSKAAARLIFLGTPAGEVR; this is encoded by the coding sequence ATGTTTACAGATTTGTGGCGCAGCGCCCCGCTGGGTGCGCTCGCTTTGGTTTGGACGGCAGGCGCCGTTCAAGCTGAACCCACTGGCGTCATGTCGCTCGACGATGCGCTGCTACAGGCCGGCGTTGCTGATATTCCCGTCGAAACGACTGCAAATCCACGGCTCATCGGCCCCAAGGCGGATGTTCGCGCGGCTGAAGCGCTCGTCGACCAGGCACGCCAGGGCCCGTGGCCGGAACTCACCTTCGATGCCGAGAACTTCGCCGGAACAGGGGCTTTCAACGGATTGCGAGCCACCGAGTACACGCTTGGCTACGCGCAAACATTCGAACTTGGTGGGAAGCGGGATGCCCGGGTCGGCTACGCGAGCGCCAATGTCAGGACAGCCGGTCTGCTCGAAGAATATGCCAGAGCCGAATTGGCGCTTGCAGTGCGCGAACGGTATGTCGACGCCGTTGCCGCGCAGGCCATGGTACGACTGGCAGGCGAAATCCTCGATCGGAAGGCAGAATTGGCGCGCATTGCGCGTGTGCTGGTCGAAGCGGGACGGGAACCTCCTCTGCGCGCCATGCGTGCGGAGGCGGAGCTGGCCGATGCGAAAGTCGATCTGGAAGTGGCACAGGCCCGCAGCGCAACTGCACGCGAAGCTTTGGGCGCGTTGATGCCAGGGCCTTGGGCCGGGACAGTTCCTGCGGACTTTCCCGAGATCCGGCCCCCTTATGATTTGGCCACGGATTACAACGGCCTGCCACTGGCCATCGCCGTAGCGGAAAGCGAATTGGCCAGCGCCGCGATTACCCGCGAGACGAGCTTTAGGTATCCGGATGTCACGGTTTCGGCGGGGCTCAGGCACGCTTCGGAAAGCAACAGCCAGGCCTTCGTGCTCGGCGTTTCCATCCCGTTCCCGTTCGGCAATCGCAATGCCGGCAATATCGCCGCAGCGCAGGCAAATTCCGATGCCGCGCATGCTCGCCTGCGGGTGGCGGAAGCCGACTATCGCCAAGCGGTGACAGAGACACGTACAGACTACTTTGCCAGCCAGCGAAGGATCGAAGTGCTCGAGGCTAATGCCCTGCCGCAAGCCGAAGAAGCGCTGCGACTGGTGCTGATCGGATACCGCTACGGTCGCTTCCCGCTGATCGAAGTCCTTGCGGCGGGCGAGGCGCGTGATTCGCTATTGCAGGAGAGAATCCAAGCCTATCAGGAACGGAGCAAGGCCGCTGCACGCCTCATCTTCCTGGGAACTCCTGCGGGAGAGGTCCGATGA
- a CDS encoding site-specific DNA-methyltransferase: protein MPILSWLTREQDLKAADRVPYKLLERDDALSHGDPGDGSYGGNMLIQGDNLEALKALLPYYRGQVKCIYIDPPFGTGKEFENYDDSWKHALWLQMMFPRIELLRDLLKDDGALFVHLDDNELDYAKVILDEIFGRDNFVSRISIKARSPSAFSTVNPGVFKASEYLLWYAKDKPKMPQRRVWTAREPDTAYKKWINNPDDDPREWNIESATKRINQYLKEDAGRLSPSNALKKFYVDNAKHLMRLAEISDSGAGEDIVNLKYKSLERKGQVLKMARVNHDDVIVLDGQQVLTYDKNIHEIDGVQTPARMLTNIWDDISWEGIAGEGGVRLKKGKKPEKLIRRCLQLITVPGDLVLDSFLGSGTTAAVAMKMRRRLIGIERGQQAETHCHKRLVKVCQNDASGISKLEGWKGGGEFAFYRLGCEVFTPDGSISPGIKFAPLAAHVWFAETGAPLAKEAASPFLGVHEGKGIALLYNGILGDKSVSGGNVLTRKTLSAIRQAAGGFEGPLIVYGEASRLGEEARKREGITFRQTPYDVKAR, encoded by the coding sequence ATGCCGATTTTATCTTGGTTGACGCGCGAGCAGGACCTGAAGGCGGCGGACCGCGTGCCTTACAAGCTGCTGGAGCGTGACGACGCGCTCAGCCACGGCGATCCGGGCGACGGCAGCTATGGCGGCAACATGCTCATCCAGGGCGACAATCTGGAGGCCCTCAAAGCTCTCCTGCCGTATTATCGCGGCCAGGTAAAATGCATCTACATCGATCCGCCTTTTGGTACGGGAAAGGAGTTCGAGAACTATGATGACAGTTGGAAGCATGCTCTCTGGCTGCAGATGATGTTCCCGCGAATTGAACTTCTTCGAGACTTGTTAAAAGACGATGGTGCCTTGTTTGTACACCTAGACGACAACGAACTGGACTATGCCAAGGTCATTTTGGATGAAATATTTGGCCGAGACAATTTTGTCTCGCGTATTTCGATAAAAGCACGCTCTCCTTCTGCGTTCAGCACGGTCAATCCTGGTGTATTCAAAGCATCAGAATATCTGCTGTGGTATGCAAAGGACAAGCCAAAAATGCCTCAACGCAGAGTATGGACGGCTAGAGAACCAGACACTGCTTACAAGAAATGGATCAATAACCCTGACGATGATCCAAGGGAGTGGAATATTGAGTCTGCAACCAAAAGGATCAATCAATATTTGAAGGAAGATGCGGGACGTCTTTCTCCATCTAACGCACTGAAAAAGTTCTACGTAGACAACGCTAAGCATCTTATGCGTTTGGCAGAGATCAGCGATAGCGGAGCTGGAGAGGACATCGTCAATCTAAAATACAAGTCTCTGGAGCGAAAAGGGCAAGTCCTAAAGATGGCTCGGGTAAACCACGACGATGTCATAGTGCTAGATGGCCAGCAAGTTTTGACCTATGACAAGAATATACACGAAATCGACGGAGTCCAAACGCCAGCTAGGATGCTCACCAATATCTGGGATGACATATCTTGGGAGGGTATTGCAGGGGAAGGCGGTGTGCGGCTCAAAAAGGGAAAGAAACCGGAGAAGTTAATACGCCGATGTTTGCAGCTTATCACTGTTCCTGGAGATCTGGTTCTAGATAGCTTTCTAGGCTCGGGCACTACGGCAGCGGTCGCGATGAAGATGAGGCGCAGGCTCATTGGTATTGAAAGGGGGCAGCAGGCTGAAACCCACTGCCACAAGAGGCTTGTAAAGGTATGTCAGAATGATGCCTCAGGGATCAGCAAGCTGGAAGGTTGGAAAGGCGGCGGCGAGTTCGCGTTCTACCGCCTCGGATGCGAAGTTTTCACGCCGGATGGCTCCATTTCGCCCGGCATCAAGTTCGCGCCGCTCGCTGCCCATGTCTGGTTTGCCGAAACGGGTGCTCCGCTTGCGAAGGAGGCTGCCTCGCCATTCCTTGGAGTGCACGAGGGGAAGGGCATTGCCCTGCTCTACAACGGCATCTTGGGGGACAAGAGCGTATCGGGCGGCAATGTCCTGACCCGCAAGACCCTGTCTGCCATCCGGCAGGCGGCGGGCGGCTTCGAAGGACCGCTGATCGTCTATGGCGAGGCGAGCCGTCTGGGCGAAGAGGCGCGCAAGCGCGAAGGCATCACTTTCCGCCAGACACCTTACGATGTGAAGGCGCGCTGA
- a CDS encoding DEAD/DEAH box helicase family protein — MELKTYQRETLAILRRFLRDARIRGPKAAYEAITQEPEQAKRLRGYGGSYTPLLGDEELPYVCLRLPTGGGKTVLAAHSIAAAAEDYIGQEYPVVLWLVPSTTIRKQTAEALQNPRHPYRKALAQHFGEPVRVFDMADFRRLAKHDLGQHLCVFVGTIQNLRVKSTDGRKVYAHDENLEKFFTGVDRRTPGLEPLGEEVAKKVGGDPADIRYSFANLMHLHRPLMIVDEAHKAVTGLSREMQSRVNPAAVIEFTATPHKKSNILHAVSALELKNEQMIKLPVRLGEQQTWEAAVTAAIAKRAELAEEAERDREGYIRPIVLFQAQDKGQDVTVDVLKQHLIDVHGIDESSIAIATGEQRELDGIDLFDPDADPLIEFVITKEALKEGWDCSFAYVFCSVANIKSSTDAEQLLGRVLRMPYAKRRKSPKLNKAYAHLVSKSFAEAATALRDRLVEMGFEETEAEANIEADPQFGSDDTDGLWAPQRRPRPTARIEVAANEEALERARAASSDRLTVTKSDAGKAEVVVTGFVSDEQLERVAAELPEEAANRVREKVASYHAEYALSASPAERGASFVAPALMAHVQGDLFPADTERFTEYFDWSLKDASVQLGKDEFDVSVTEDGFEIDLDGNHLTLRPTDQSDQLLLDIDVEGWSEAGLVALLARQIRAIDIPDSEKVEWLSSVVRYLVGARNIPLAALMRCRFILARKLDERIDALRQAAKQNAYQACLFGPDADVAVSFENGFRFFEGMFDGVPTYRGTKYTFAKHFLGPDRVPRFDGKGDDGADGDEFKAAQLIDATDEIEYWVRNVAGHPNAFRLPVAHGGNWTYPDFVAKLKDDRILVVEYKGAHLVDQSLAKRAIGQLWQRASDGRGVYVLAEKSVAGMDVREQIKLAISTKT, encoded by the coding sequence ATGGAACTCAAGACCTATCAGCGCGAAACGCTCGCCATCCTCCGGCGCTTCCTGCGCGATGCTCGTATACGCGGCCCGAAAGCAGCCTACGAGGCGATTACGCAGGAACCCGAACAGGCGAAACGCCTGCGCGGCTATGGTGGCAGCTACACCCCTTTGCTGGGTGACGAAGAACTGCCGTATGTCTGCCTCCGCCTTCCCACCGGCGGCGGGAAAACGGTGCTGGCCGCGCATTCCATCGCCGCTGCTGCAGAAGATTACATCGGGCAGGAGTATCCCGTTGTGCTGTGGCTGGTGCCATCGACCACAATCAGGAAGCAGACCGCCGAAGCCCTGCAGAATCCGCGCCATCCCTATCGCAAGGCGCTGGCCCAACATTTCGGCGAGCCGGTGCGGGTCTTCGACATGGCGGATTTCAGGCGCCTGGCGAAGCATGACCTCGGTCAGCACCTGTGCGTATTCGTTGGCACCATCCAGAACCTCCGGGTCAAGAGCACCGATGGCCGCAAGGTCTATGCCCATGATGAGAACTTGGAGAAATTTTTCACCGGCGTGGACAGACGCACTCCCGGTTTGGAACCTCTGGGTGAGGAAGTAGCCAAGAAGGTCGGCGGCGATCCGGCAGACATCCGGTACAGCTTCGCCAACCTCATGCACTTGCACCGCCCGCTGATGATCGTGGATGAGGCGCATAAGGCCGTCACCGGTCTCTCGCGCGAGATGCAGTCACGGGTAAACCCGGCCGCCGTCATCGAATTCACGGCCACCCCGCACAAGAAGAGCAACATCTTGCACGCCGTCAGTGCGCTGGAGCTTAAGAACGAGCAGATGATTAAGCTGCCCGTGCGCCTTGGCGAGCAGCAGACGTGGGAAGCCGCTGTCACGGCCGCCATCGCCAAACGTGCAGAACTGGCGGAAGAGGCCGAACGGGACCGCGAGGGGTATATCCGCCCGATCGTCCTGTTCCAGGCGCAGGACAAGGGTCAGGATGTGACCGTGGACGTGCTCAAGCAGCACCTGATCGACGTACACGGTATCGACGAAAGCAGCATCGCCATTGCAACCGGAGAACAGCGCGAACTGGACGGCATCGATCTGTTCGACCCTGATGCTGACCCCTTGATTGAATTTGTGATCACGAAGGAAGCATTGAAGGAAGGCTGGGATTGCTCTTTCGCTTACGTCTTCTGCTCGGTCGCGAACATCAAGAGTTCGACCGATGCGGAACAGCTGCTTGGGCGAGTTTTGCGCATGCCGTATGCGAAGCGGCGCAAATCGCCGAAGCTCAACAAGGCGTATGCCCACCTCGTCAGCAAGAGCTTCGCCGAAGCCGCGACGGCCTTGCGCGATCGTTTGGTGGAAATGGGTTTTGAAGAAACCGAAGCTGAAGCGAACATCGAAGCCGACCCGCAATTCGGTTCCGATGACACAGACGGCCTTTGGGCACCCCAGCGCAGGCCGAGACCGACGGCGCGCATCGAGGTCGCGGCAAATGAGGAAGCGCTTGAAAGGGCGCGGGCTGCATCGTCGGATCGGCTGACCGTGACCAAGAGCGACGCCGGCAAGGCAGAGGTTGTTGTCACGGGCTTCGTCAGCGATGAGCAGTTGGAGCGGGTCGCGGCTGAGCTACCCGAAGAAGCAGCCAATCGCGTCCGGGAAAAAGTTGCGAGCTATCACGCAGAATATGCGCTTTCCGCCTCGCCTGCCGAAAGAGGAGCATCATTCGTTGCTCCGGCTCTCATGGCCCATGTGCAAGGCGACCTGTTTCCGGCGGACACAGAACGGTTCACGGAGTATTTTGATTGGTCGTTGAAGGATGCATCGGTCCAGCTCGGGAAGGATGAATTCGACGTCAGCGTGACCGAAGATGGGTTCGAAATCGATCTGGACGGCAATCACCTGACCTTGAGGCCCACAGACCAGTCCGACCAATTGTTGCTCGATATCGATGTGGAGGGGTGGAGCGAGGCTGGGTTGGTCGCCCTACTCGCCCGGCAAATCCGCGCGATCGATATTCCTGACAGCGAGAAGGTCGAATGGCTTTCGAGTGTAGTAAGATACCTTGTCGGCGCACGGAATATTCCGCTTGCCGCCCTGATGCGGTGCCGTTTCATCCTCGCGCGCAAACTGGATGAGAGGATCGACGCCCTGCGGCAGGCGGCAAAGCAGAATGCCTATCAGGCATGCCTGTTCGGTCCCGATGCGGATGTCGCGGTTTCGTTCGAGAACGGCTTCCGCTTCTTCGAAGGGATGTTTGACGGCGTGCCGACATACCGGGGCACGAAATACACCTTCGCAAAACACTTTCTGGGTCCTGACCGCGTGCCGCGCTTCGATGGCAAGGGTGATGACGGAGCAGATGGTGATGAATTCAAGGCCGCGCAGCTCATCGACGCGACTGACGAGATCGAATACTGGGTTCGAAACGTGGCAGGCCATCCCAATGCTTTCCGTTTGCCGGTGGCCCACGGCGGGAATTGGACCTACCCTGACTTCGTTGCGAAGCTGAAGGATGACCGCATCCTGGTAGTCGAGTACAAGGGTGCTCACCTGGTCGATCAGTCCCTCGCAAAACGCGCGATCGGGCAATTATGGCAACGCGCGAGCGATGGCCGAGGTGTGTACGTGCTGGCGGAAAAGTCGGTCGCTGGAATGGACGTCCGCGAACAGATCAAGCTTGCAATCTCGACAAAGACATAG